The Panicum hallii strain FIL2 chromosome 5, PHallii_v3.1, whole genome shotgun sequence genome contains the following window.
CTGGCCAGGAAGAAGTCGCCGGAGGAGCTTCCCATCTTCGTCTTcggccacggcggcgaggaTCCCACGGCGAGCACTGTTAGTTAGCCGGAACGACGTTAATGGATCAGTTGATGCGACACAATATATACACACACAACACAAATTGACATGATGGAGAGCAGCCAGAAAGCACTTGGTTCCAGCCCGACCGATGCGATTACGCGCAGAAAGGCGAATCGACCCGAACTTACTATACCttgaggcggaggcggaggcggaggcgaggAGGGGGAGCAGCGTATGGTCAGCTGATATCCATCCGGCGCGTGCTCGGTCGCGCCCGTCTGTCTGTCCATGACAGCCGCGTACGAGCGAGCAGGTACAGActaaggaagggagagggaggaggagacGGATGGTACAGGGACAGGGGTGCTTGCTTTGTGCTTGGGAGAGGCAGACACTCGAATGGATAAACAAAGAAATGCTTTTGGAGTACTTTGTCTGATACAGTATTGATTAATCGATCCCGGTTTGCATTCTGAAAGAAGTTTGAGAGAGAGCACGTGTAAAATATGGCCGTAGCAATTAAGCTAGCAAGCAGCCACCGCCCACCGGCCGCAGcaggaggagcaggagcaggagcaggataACACGCTACCGTGTCGCTCTCTGGTTTTGCCACGAATAACACAACTGACGAAACACAGGCATGCAGATGACAGCTGCTGCTACCGAGTCCGGCGATCGCCGGAACTGCCTCTCGCCTGGTACCGGCGAACCGGCGCCGGTTCAGATCATCTTGTCACAGTTTCTTTCTTCAGGGAAAAAGCCAAACTGCATGCATCAAACACCTGCAGTACGGTGGAGTTCTCGATTGCTTACGAAGAAAGGGGCAATGGCTGTCCTGTGCGCCAGGTCCGTCTCTCGTCGACGAGTCCATTTCAGCACGTGTGTATCCACTCGCATGTAGCTCCTATGATCGTGTCACCGCCTGAATAGAGCCCAACGACTTTGCCTCCTGGGCGTCTCGTCGCCGTGCATGTGCCTGCTGCCCGGTTGCGTCGCGTCCTACTTCCTGTTCGGGCCATCCGGCTACGCACAGACCCTTCTCCCTGTCCATCTTCCATTGGTTGGGTTGCAATAGCCAATAGCTCGTCCCTTGTCAGCCAGCACAAGACCCACCGCCCGGAGAAGGAAATGCGTAGACGACACCTCGCCTGTATCCTTGCTAGCTGcgcggaagaaaaaaaaaaggaaaaccgGCAGGTAGGTTTTCATGCAACAGGAAAGTAAGAGCAAGCTTTTGAGACGACAATGGCGGcgctttttccttttttttgagAATGACAATGGCGGCACATTGGGTTTTACTATAATCACTACGGCGCAGTGGGATACCGACGCGGGAGCAGCCCTTGGTTGTTAAATGGGCCCTTCAGCCAGCCCAACCGCAAACGACCGACCGCCCAACACTGGATCAGGGCAAGCACCATGCTGGGCCTACTTCCGCCCGCCGGCGTCGGTGGTGGAAGCAATTGCGGGCCGGTATGCTCCACGTGAGCCCAAAGCGAAATCCATCGGCTCCGTGAAAAATTACAAAATTACAGCCCAAATAAGCCCATATGCATGAGCCCATTGACACAAATTGCCTCCGTAACAACAATAAAAAAAAACAAGGTGAGGCCGGAGTTTGGCAACTGATGGCTGGAATGTGCGCCGGAGTGGCCTTTTGGCTTTTGCTGCCACAAGCTGGAGTTTTATGGAATCTGATTAGCAATCCTGCACGAGTGATAAGCAAATCGATGcagcaaaaaaagaaaagggaattCAACACCAACGAATCATCGACAGGATGAACAGCGATAAACAAACTGCAAGGGAAGGAGTTCGGAATTCCCGGCACCACAAGGCAGGCAAGCATCCAAACCCAAAAGAATCTCCGCCCATCCAGCAAACGAATTACCAGTATATCTGTATTTACTATTAGTAGCAGTTCACTAAACTAGATTAGTGTAGAGGATGATCATTAGCGGCCGTATTATTGCTAGTAGCGTGGCAGCTTCCGTTTCCTGAACCCCCTCCCCTCCCATCCCCTTCCTtccctgcccttcttcttctcctttccCATCTCGCGCTGctcgaggaggtggcggcgggaGGACGCGAGGGAGTGAGTGGGCGGGGCGGCGACGATGGTGGACGTCTCGCGCGTGCAGAAGGAGCTCACCGAGTGCAACCGCGACCGGGAGGTCTCGGGCGTCTCCATCGCGCTGCACGACGGCGCCAACATCTCCCACCTCACCGGCACCATCGCCGGGCCCGCTGACAGCCCCTACGAGGGCGGAACCTTCGTCATCGACATCCGCCTCCCCGGTGAGCCACCCGTCCTCCTCCGatccccccccctcccccactCCGCGCCTTCCTTCGATCGGATCCCCCCTCCACCCGTCCGcctcgccctcgccctcgcaCGGGTGGAATTGCAGATTCCACTCCCCCGGGCGATTCGCGGGTGGGTGGGTAGATTGCCGCCACACGCGATTGCCTCTCCTGTGGAGGGGGTTCAGGGTCGATTAGGGTTTGCTGCCTGCGAACTCTGCGCGCTCCTTCGCTGGTCCGGATTCCGGATTAGGGTATGGGTGGGTCGGTGGCCGCATCGCTGCTTGTGGATTCACCTCTGCTTCGCCGTGCAATGAAGCACCTCATCTGAACAGCCAGGCAGATGTGTATGTTCCAAGTCCACACTTGTTATTGTTAACACGCACCGCTTCAATGTGCATTCCACTTTTGTATCTGTTCTGGTGTAACTGTTCTGTGGTGTCGTGTTTGTGCTACTTTTGTTACTTGTTCTTACTCCCAGAGTTGAATGTTCCTGTGTAATGTCGTGTGCCAATAACTAAAGTTCAATAGTAAGGGATAATGGTGTTAGAAAGCCTAACTGATTTCGATCTTTGGTTGGCAGGTGGATATCCCTTTGAGCCTCCAAAGATGCAGTTCGTCACTAAAGTATGGTATGCAACCTTACTCCCAGTTGTTTGTGTTGTGGACTTCTCATTCTCTTTACATGATGTTCCTacatatgtgttgtgatatttCCTCAGATCAGGAACAACTAGCAGTGAAAGATAATTCATATCCATTTCTTCAGATTTTTTATTGAGTGATCATTATCATCCCATTTTGTTACTTGTGCCCCATTATTTTTCTAAGTTCTGCTGCCCTCTGCCCTCTCATAGggctttttttttaaaaaaaaatagtaGAGCTCTGACTTCTGCAATCTATCTTAAAGGCATCCTAACATCAGCAGCCAAAACGGAGCAATTTGCTTGGACATTCTGAAAGATCAGTGGAGCCCAGCTCTTACTTTGAAGACTGCATTGCTTTCCCTTCAAGCTCTGCTTTCTTCTCCTGCACCTGATGATCCTCAGGATGCTGTCGTTGCACAACAGGTCTGAACTGGTTGTTTCCTGTTTGGTTTTATTTATAGTGCACTATATATTTTATTTAGCCAGTGAAGCTACAGTTGGTTGGGAGTTAAATTAACATAGCCTGCCCTTGGTGGATTCCTATGAACAGTGAGTCTGACTATTTATCCAGAAAATATGTTTATGTGCTTATGCATAACTGCATCATCATGCCCTTGGTTGAAATTGAATAGCATCATACAGTTTTGCAGCAAAGTAAGTATGATTGTTCAAGGTGAGTTTGTAGCATCCATCACATGAGAATGCTGCCTGCAGCGCACTAGGCAATTTTATAGATTCTTTTTCCCCTTATGCAATGAGTTGGGTATTTGGGTATTTTCTCCGTGTAGTGTTAATGCAGATGCAAGACAGCAAGATATGGTGTAAGGTAGTTCTATTCAGTTTTCAGCAAGCTCTTATGCATTTAGATGGTCGACAGTCGACACAGATCTATATTGCTGTATGGAAAGCTCGGTGTAAGAAGTTTCTAATCAGCTGTTTGCGATGTAAATTCCACTCCTGTGCTAGATTGTTTACTATTGCGCATGTCCTGAACCAAACTGAAGGGTAGCTGATTCCAAGGAAATACACCATATGTCATATTTTTAGTGAATAAAAGCTGGTGATTGGCCAGCAACACAGATAGGTGCTTTCTGTTGGAGTGTACCAGTGATATTTTGATGGTTACTTTGCTAGCCAGAATAGGATAATAGGCTATTGGATACAGGATTGTCCTTAGTAACTCCCTTCTGTACGTACTGCCAGTCCAGTGATGCAGAGTGTAAGCATAAGCTCTGAGAATTCACTGCAATAATGAATGGAACAGTAGGCCTATAAAGCTGCAGATGAACTTATGAGATATACTCAACTGAATCGTTATTGCCGACCTCCTACCTTTAATTTCTTTGTGTTGACTCTTTTCTGCAGTACCTGCGTGATTATCCAACATTCGCTGCTACAGCTCGCTACTGGACGGAGGCCTTCGCAAAGAGCACGTCCACTGGCATGGAAGAGAAGGTACTGACAATACCTGTTCATCATATCATTGTGTATGTAAGACATGTACGTGTTGATGAGCAGTAGTCACCTTTTGTTTCTGCTGATGACTGCAGGTGCAGAAGCTGGTTGAGATGGGCTTCCCAGAGGATCTGGTGAGAAGTACCCTGAAGAGTGTCGATGGCGATGAGAACATGGCTCTGGAAAAGCTCTGCTCTGGCTGAACCAACCGTATGGTGGATATATGAAATGTAAATTGCATCCCCATTGGTTATTATATAAGAGAACAATG
Protein-coding sequences here:
- the LOC112892275 gene encoding ubiquitin-conjugating enzyme E2 27, which translates into the protein MVDVSRVQKELTECNRDREVSGVSIALHDGANISHLTGTIAGPADSPYEGGTFVIDIRLPGGYPFEPPKMQFVTKVWHPNISSQNGAICLDILKDQWSPALTLKTALLSLQALLSSPAPDDPQDAVVAQQYLRDYPTFAATARYWTEAFAKSTSTGMEEKVQKLVEMGFPEDLVRSTLKSVDGDENMALEKLCSG